In the Ipomoea triloba cultivar NCNSP0323 chromosome 6, ASM357664v1 genome, one interval contains:
- the LOC116022695 gene encoding BURP domain protein RD22: MESQLIIELLAFLSLAIVASHAVTLGAADAISYWKSELPYTAMPQAIKDSLSQTAGWVEEKGTSVGVGKGGVNVNTGKGKPGGGTRVNVGHGGVGVHAGAPGHRTNVGVGKGGVYVGTPGKHGKPVVVNVKPGSPFLYQYAATEDQLHDDPNVALFFKPTALHKGNTMTLHFTKTANDATFLPRSEAEKIPFSSQKMSQILNQFSIAPDSEEAHVMKQTITECEEPVIKGEEKQCATSLESMVDFSKSKLGKKVRAISTAAGGQTSMQKYTISGVQKIQNNDKAVVCHKQNYAYAVFYCHKTQTTEAYTVSLVGANGAKVKAAVVCHKDTSAWNPKHLAFQVLKIKPGTVPVCHFLPEDHIVWVAN, from the exons ATGGAGTCCCAACTCATCATTGAACTTCTCGCATTTCTTTCT CTGGCCATTGTAGCAAGCCATGCAGTTACTTTAGGTGCAGCTGATGCAATCTCATACTGGAAGTCTGAGCTGCCTTATACCGCCATGCCGCAAGCAATCAAGGATTCATTATCCCAAACAGCag GGTGGGTTGAAGAGAAAGGAACTTCTGTAGGTGTTGGGAAGGGAGGAGTGAACGTAAACACCGGCAAGGGGAAGCCTGGCGGCGGCACGAGGGTGAATGTTGGGCACGGCGGAGTTGGCGTTCACGCTGGAGCGCCCGGCCACCGGACCAACGTCGGTGTCGGGAAAGGTGGCGTCTACGTGGGAACCCCCGGCAAACACGGTAAACCAGTCGTCGTGAATGTCAAGCCAGGATCACCTTTCCTGTACCAATACGCCGCCACGGAAGATCAACTCCACGACGACCCTAACGTCGCCCTTTTCTTCAAGCCCACCGCCTTGCACAAAGGCAACACCATGACCTTACACTTCACCAAAACAGCAAACGACGCCACTTTCTTGCCCCGCTCCGAAGCTGAAAAAATCCCATTTTCCTCCCAGAAGATGTCCCAGATTCTCAACCAATTCTCCATAGCCCCCGACTCAGAAGAGGCCCATGTGATGAAACAAACCATCACAGAATGCGAAGAACCAGTGATCAAAGGAGAAGAGAAACAATGCGCCACTTCATTGGAATCCATGGTCGATTTCTCCAAATCCAAGCTGGGGAAGAAGGTCCGGGCAATATCCACCGCGGCCGGCGGCCAAACATCCATGCAAAAATACACCATTTCTGGGGTCCAAAAGATTCAAAACAACGACAAAGCTGTTGTCTGCCACAAGCAAAACTATGCATACGCTGTTTTCTACTGCCACAAGACACAGACCACCGAGGCTTACACGGTTTCTCTCGTCGGAGCGAATGGGGCTAAGGTTAAAGCCGCGGTGGTTTGCCACAAAGATACTTCGGCTTGGAATCCTAAGCATTTGGCTTTCCAAGTGCTTAAGATTAAGCCCGGAACTGTGCCCGTCTGCCATTTCCTTCCAGAGGATCATATTGTCTGGGTTGCTAACTAA